One window of the Chryseobacterium sp. CY350 genome contains the following:
- a CDS encoding FtsK/SpoIIIE family DNA translocase translates to MEKKIQKPQTESPEKGKILSKPRIFFGLTFIVFSGVLALSFISYLMNWKSDQSQAGTMLDKSIKSSNVFGKLGDWLGNIFIFESIGVASFIVAFLFVVFGTMILKKKIFKPWMTFGHSLFFICWLPIFFGAVTKGQGNAGVLCGVYGYQIMDSLSAIIGSVGLWLVLVVSIALYFILEFNLRPSSIKSKFNEINENTIGRVKSMMPNSSENFEADQELENEVENNSSNITITDVSDNASKKEVVKTAKPIVDNEPITNVETIVTPNQTSFEEDKKDFSQSVSLDLNTKPVIPVVKPEEAFDIKPSTSPADGIKFNVEVAPAVEILDDSEKQSNDLVEKHGLYDHRLDLAKFQMPTIDLLQDYGNEEISVNKEELEENKNKIVGLLKNFNVGIAEIKATIGPTVTLYEIVPEAGIRVSAIKKLQDDIALNLSALGIRIIAPMPGKGTIGIEVPRKNPTMVSMRSVIASQKFQNTDMDLPVVFGKTISNEVFMADLSKMPHLLMAGSTGQGKSVGINAILTSLLYKKHPSELKFVMVDPKKVELSLYSKIERHYLAKLPDSDDAIITDTHKVINTLNSLCVEMDQRYDLLKNAFCKNLKEYNKKFSERKLNPENGHRYLPYIVLVVDEFADLIMTAGKEVELPIARLAQLARAVGIHLIVATQRPSVNVITGMIKANFPARAAFRVISSVDSRTILDSPGADQLIGKGDMLYFNGNEILRLQCAFVDTPEVERLAEFIGEQKGYASAFMLPEYVNEEATSTVGAFDPNEKDQLFDDAARIIVSTQQGSTSMLQRQLKLGYNRAGRIMDQLEASGIVGGFNGAKAREVLISDLNSLEQFLEDLRN, encoded by the coding sequence ATGGAAAAGAAAATACAAAAACCACAGACCGAATCTCCTGAAAAAGGAAAGATATTATCTAAACCGCGAATCTTTTTCGGATTGACGTTTATCGTTTTCTCGGGAGTTCTCGCGCTGTCGTTCATTTCTTATTTAATGAATTGGAAATCAGATCAAAGCCAGGCAGGAACAATGCTTGATAAAAGTATAAAATCATCTAATGTTTTTGGTAAATTGGGAGACTGGCTCGGCAATATTTTCATCTTTGAAAGTATTGGTGTTGCATCATTTATTGTTGCCTTTCTTTTTGTGGTTTTCGGGACGATGATTTTAAAGAAGAAAATCTTTAAACCATGGATGACATTCGGACATTCACTGTTCTTTATCTGCTGGTTGCCTATTTTTTTCGGAGCCGTAACTAAAGGTCAGGGAAATGCCGGCGTACTTTGCGGAGTGTATGGTTACCAGATTATGGATTCTCTAAGTGCAATTATCGGGAGCGTAGGTCTTTGGCTGGTTTTGGTAGTTAGCATTGCCCTTTATTTTATTCTGGAATTTAATCTTCGTCCGTCTTCTATTAAATCGAAATTTAATGAAATCAATGAAAATACGATCGGAAGAGTAAAATCGATGATGCCAAATTCGAGCGAAAATTTCGAAGCAGATCAGGAACTTGAAAATGAGGTTGAAAATAACTCATCCAATATTACAATTACTGATGTTTCTGACAATGCTTCCAAAAAAGAAGTTGTAAAAACAGCGAAACCGATAGTAGATAATGAGCCAATTACGAATGTTGAAACTATTGTCACTCCCAATCAGACTTCATTTGAAGAAGACAAAAAAGATTTTTCCCAATCTGTAAGTCTAGATCTGAATACAAAACCAGTAATTCCTGTTGTAAAACCTGAAGAGGCATTTGATATAAAACCTTCCACTTCGCCAGCAGACGGAATTAAATTTAACGTCGAAGTTGCTCCGGCTGTAGAGATTTTAGATGATTCTGAAAAACAGTCTAATGATTTGGTTGAGAAACACGGTCTGTATGATCATCGATTGGATTTAGCTAAATTTCAAATGCCGACGATCGATCTACTGCAGGATTACGGAAATGAGGAAATATCTGTTAATAAAGAAGAATTAGAAGAAAATAAAAATAAAATTGTTGGTTTATTAAAGAACTTCAACGTTGGAATTGCTGAAATTAAAGCGACCATCGGGCCAACAGTTACTTTATACGAAATAGTTCCTGAGGCGGGAATCAGAGTTTCTGCTATTAAAAAATTACAGGATGATATTGCTTTAAATCTTTCTGCTCTGGGAATTAGAATCATTGCACCAATGCCTGGAAAAGGAACGATCGGTATCGAAGTTCCGAGAAAAAATCCTACAATGGTTTCTATGCGTTCCGTTATCGCATCGCAGAAATTCCAAAATACAGATATGGATCTTCCAGTTGTGTTTGGGAAAACGATTTCCAACGAAGTTTTCATGGCAGATTTATCAAAAATGCCTCACCTTTTGATGGCGGGTTCTACCGGACAGGGAAAATCTGTCGGTATTAATGCAATCCTGACTTCCCTACTCTACAAGAAACATCCTAGCGAATTAAAATTTGTAATGGTAGATCCTAAAAAAGTTGAACTGTCATTATATTCTAAAATTGAAAGACATTATTTAGCAAAACTTCCGGATTCTGATGATGCAATTATTACAGATACTCATAAAGTAATCAACACTCTAAATTCTCTTTGTGTAGAGATGGATCAACGATATGATTTGCTTAAAAATGCTTTCTGTAAAAACTTAAAAGAATACAATAAAAAATTCAGTGAAAGAAAATTAAATCCTGAAAACGGACACCGTTATCTACCTTACATCGTTTTGGTTGTCGACGAATTTGCAGATTTGATTATGACTGCCGGGAAAGAAGTTGAACTTCCAATTGCAAGATTGGCGCAATTAGCAAGAGCAGTCGGAATTCACCTGATTGTTGCCACTCAAAGACCTTCTGTAAACGTAATTACGGGAATGATTAAAGCAAACTTCCCTGCAAGAGCGGCATTCAGAGTGATTTCGAGCGTCGATTCAAGAACAATTTTAGATTCTCCAGGTGCAGACCAGTTGATCGGAAAAGGCGACATGCTTTATTTTAACGGAAATGAGATTTTAAGACTTCAGTGTGCATTTGTTGACACACCCGAAGTTGAAAGACTCGCAGAATTTATTGGCGAACAAAAAGGCTACGCGTCAGCTTTTATGCTTCCTGAATATGTAAATGAAGAGGCTACAAGTACAGTTGGTGCATTTGATCCTAATGAAAAAGATCAGTTATTTGATGATGCTGCTAGAATTATTGTTTCAACACAGCAAGGTTCTACTTCGATGCTTCAAAGACAATTAAAGTTGGGATACAACAGAGCCGGCAGAATTATGGATCAACTTGAAGCAAGCGGTATTGTTGGCGGATTTAACGGAGCTAAAGCAAGAGAAGTTTTGATCAGCGACCTTAATTCTCTGGAGCAGTTCTTAGAAGATCTTAGAAATTAA
- a CDS encoding LptF/LptG family permease has protein sequence MFKILDRYIIKTFFGPFFFIFSVLFFIFIVNIIWIQLGQFMGKGLTTLQIMKLLFYLGVSVVSMVLPLTILLASIMSFGEFGERYELAAMKAAGISLTRVMMPLLGVVTVLAVMLYFFSNNIIPDFQRKAKNMLYNIAQTKPALNFTPGQFIDQIPGYMVKFDKIEGEEGRDLQGIFIHKKASTFENQRSIVAEKGKFVTPPNKNYLQLVLFNGYVFEDSYAGKSENIRLKQPDQAIKFDTLVSHFDVSEIINKAIEEERITEDYRFQTFRELFSTIDKTRKDNAKLSSTIGNEVLSQTSSVVTYMDKNKTKAPVKSQYKLDTIKKDKKLEMIYNAHSRLSNLKTTLETKDQEITPSVKYFNKVVIYQQRIISYSFTCIIFFMIGASLGSIIRKGGMGVPVIVAIVIFIIFYVINVGFENVAWSGKMSPYLAAWLPNMILFPFGVLMTYKALTDSQLFDSEKYKTFFKPITKLFVKDKEHKRYQ, from the coding sequence ATGTTTAAAATATTAGACCGATATATTATTAAAACCTTTTTTGGTCCGTTCTTTTTTATATTCAGTGTGTTGTTTTTCATTTTTATTGTAAACATTATCTGGATTCAGCTCGGGCAGTTTATGGGAAAAGGTCTTACCACTCTTCAGATCATGAAACTTCTTTTTTATCTTGGAGTAAGTGTAGTAAGTATGGTTTTGCCTTTGACGATACTTTTGGCTAGCATCATGTCTTTCGGAGAATTTGGCGAAAGGTATGAATTAGCCGCAATGAAGGCAGCAGGAATTTCACTTACTCGTGTCATGATGCCTCTTTTGGGAGTGGTCACCGTCTTGGCAGTCATGCTATATTTCTTTTCGAACAACATTATTCCGGATTTTCAGAGGAAAGCAAAGAATATGCTTTATAATATTGCTCAAACCAAACCTGCATTAAATTTTACACCAGGACAGTTCATCGATCAGATTCCCGGATATATGGTAAAATTTGATAAAATAGAAGGCGAAGAAGGTCGCGATCTGCAAGGGATTTTCATTCATAAAAAAGCAAGTACATTCGAAAACCAACGGTCTATTGTAGCAGAAAAGGGAAAATTTGTAACGCCTCCGAATAAAAATTATCTTCAATTGGTATTGTTCAACGGTTATGTTTTTGAAGACAGTTATGCGGGTAAATCAGAAAATATCAGATTAAAGCAGCCGGATCAGGCAATTAAATTTGACACATTAGTTTCACATTTTGATGTCAGCGAAATTATTAATAAAGCGATCGAAGAGGAAAGAATTACAGAAGATTACCGTTTTCAGACTTTCAGAGAATTATTTTCAACAATAGATAAAACGAGGAAAGATAATGCTAAATTATCATCTACTATTGGAAATGAGGTTTTGTCCCAGACCAGCTCTGTGGTCACTTATATGGATAAAAATAAAACAAAAGCGCCGGTAAAATCCCAATATAAACTTGATACGATAAAAAAAGATAAAAAGCTGGAGATGATCTACAATGCTCACAGCAGGCTTAGTAATCTAAAAACTACGCTGGAAACTAAAGATCAGGAGATCACGCCAAGCGTAAAATATTTTAACAAAGTAGTTATTTATCAGCAAAGAATAATCTCCTACTCATTCACATGCATCATTTTCTTCATGATCGGTGCGAGTCTTGGCTCTATTATCAGAAAAGGCGGAATGGGCGTTCCCGTTATCGTTGCCATTGTGATTTTTATTATATTTTATGTCATCAATGTTGGTTTTGAAAACGTCGCCTGGTCAGGAAAAATGAGTCCGTATCTTGCGGCATGGCTACCAAACATGATACTTTTTCCTTTTGGTGTCTTGATGACTTATAAAGCACTTACAGATTCTCAATTATTTGATTCTGAAAAATACAAGACTTTCTTTAAACCCATTACGAAGCTTTTTGTGAAAGATAAAGAACATAAACGATATCAATAA
- a CDS encoding energy transducer TonB, translated as MKKVILILFSNLLFAQIIPEPRQINIPPRQKVTELNLLRVELKDALQPFINSEKYGIGVISYTAISGYSTTGASFSIYNPSQKTIKYIWFTVAGENPVGDLVQVSKGVYYKTLKAIGPVVTSGIAEWSFDYVWSTDIVEYLRLSNIKIQYMDGTFKTIKYNKNMHIGESAYEYAIILMNKKKNAELEEQEKTYSDFTLEMDKIYADVDQAPEFPGGVNAFRLKVSNSFNSSKMKGNEGTVKTEVTFIVERDGSITDVKAGGNNEDFNNEAIRSVNSIKNKWTPAKINGQSVRCIFRLPLTMNFE; from the coding sequence ATGAAGAAAGTAATACTTATTTTATTCTCAAATTTATTATTTGCTCAAATCATTCCAGAGCCTAGACAAATCAACATTCCACCCCGTCAGAAAGTAACAGAATTAAACTTATTAAGAGTAGAACTTAAAGATGCTTTACAGCCTTTCATTAATAGTGAAAAATATGGAATAGGAGTAATTAGTTACACTGCTATTAGTGGTTATTCAACAACTGGTGCATCTTTTTCCATATACAATCCCTCGCAAAAAACTATTAAATATATTTGGTTTACTGTTGCAGGTGAAAATCCGGTAGGGGATTTAGTTCAAGTTTCAAAAGGAGTTTATTATAAAACATTAAAAGCTATAGGACCCGTTGTAACTAGTGGAATTGCAGAGTGGTCATTTGATTATGTTTGGTCTACAGATATTGTAGAATACTTAAGATTATCCAATATAAAAATACAGTATATGGATGGTACGTTTAAAACAATCAAATACAACAAGAATATGCACATTGGCGAATCTGCATATGAATATGCAATAATTTTAATGAATAAAAAGAAAAACGCTGAGCTAGAAGAACAGGAAAAAACTTATTCAGATTTTACTCTAGAAATGGATAAAATATACGCAGATGTTGATCAAGCTCCAGAATTTCCGGGAGGAGTAAATGCATTTAGATTAAAAGTTTCAAATAGTTTTAATAGCTCTAAAATGAAAGGTAATGAAGGTACAGTTAAAACTGAAGTAACATTTATTGTAGAAAGAGATGGTAGTATTACAGACGTTAAAGCAGGTGGTAATAATGAAGATTTCAATAATGAAGCAATTCGATCAGTTAATTCTATAAAAAACAAATGGACACCTGCAAAAATCAATGGACAATCTGTTCGTTGTATATTCAGACTACCACTAACAATGAATTTTGAATAA
- the frr gene encoding ribosome recycling factor, translating into MEELDLIVESVKHDMEAAIKHLDHAFQRIRAGRASTNMVQDVMVEYYGAPTPLNQVANVSVPDAMTISIQPWDRTAINAIEKAIINSNLGFAPSNNGENIILNVPPLTEERRRELAKQAKGETEDTKVVVRNARQNGIKELKKLEGVSEDAIKGTEEEIQVLTDKHVKLCDDHLKTKEAEIMKV; encoded by the coding sequence ATGGAAGAATTAGATCTTATTGTAGAATCTGTAAAACATGATATGGAAGCAGCTATAAAGCACTTAGATCATGCATTTCAAAGAATTAGAGCTGGCCGTGCGTCTACAAATATGGTTCAGGATGTGATGGTAGAATATTATGGTGCTCCAACTCCTCTTAACCAGGTTGCAAACGTATCTGTGCCTGATGCGATGACAATTTCTATTCAGCCTTGGGATAGAACTGCTATTAACGCTATTGAGAAAGCTATCATTAATTCAAACTTAGGTTTTGCACCTTCTAATAACGGTGAAAATATTATCCTCAATGTACCACCTCTTACTGAAGAGAGAAGACGTGAACTGGCAAAACAGGCCAAAGGAGAAACCGAAGATACCAAAGTCGTAGTAAGAAATGCTAGACAAAACGGGATCAAAGAACTGAAAAAATTAGAAGGAGTTTCTGAAGATGCTATCAAAGGTACTGAAGAAGAAATTCAGGTACTTACCGATAAGCATGTGAAGCTTTGTGACGATCATCTTAAGACAAAAGAAGCTGAAATTATGAAAGTATAA
- a CDS encoding LolA family protein, whose amino-acid sequence MKNLISKIVFGSFVVGSVAFVQAQKIDAKAKKILDDVTANYKSKKNSYFKFAFGSGMNGVVSKNEPGIYYTAGDKYKLKIMETEQIFDGSKIYNINTEDKEVTVAKPNESSTMFSPINYLTSYRKDYNVSYSGKKTVEGVSADFITLTPVKPNGLKSIYIFIDGAKKQMLKLEQHGNNKDIAVISIKEYKENQQLDPNMFVFDKNKYKNYLVTEL is encoded by the coding sequence ATGAAAAATTTAATTTCAAAAATAGTATTTGGATCTTTTGTAGTCGGAAGTGTTGCTTTTGTTCAGGCTCAAAAAATTGATGCCAAGGCAAAAAAAATATTAGATGATGTAACGGCAAATTACAAATCTAAAAAAAATTCGTATTTCAAATTTGCTTTCGGAAGCGGCATGAATGGTGTTGTAAGTAAAAACGAACCAGGAATTTATTACACAGCCGGAGATAAATATAAATTAAAGATCATGGAAACCGAGCAGATTTTCGATGGTAGCAAAATTTATAATATCAACACAGAAGATAAAGAAGTAACGGTAGCAAAGCCTAATGAAAGCTCGACGATGTTTTCTCCTATTAATTATTTGACATCTTATAGAAAAGATTACAATGTTTCTTACAGCGGAAAAAAAACAGTTGAAGGTGTAAGTGCAGATTTTATAACCTTAACGCCAGTAAAACCAAATGGTCTGAAATCTATTTACATATTTATAGACGGCGCAAAAAAACAAATGCTAAAATTAGAGCAACACGGAAATAATAAAGATATTGCGGTAATTTCTATTAAAGAGTATAAAGAAAATCAGCAATTAGACCCTAACATGTTTGTTTTCGATAAGAATAAATATAAAAACTATCTTGTTACAGAATTATAA
- the ccsA gene encoding cytochrome c biogenesis protein, whose translation MKKIQDILISTRTMAVLLLFYAFSMAYATFLENDYGTPTAKALIYEAKWFELIMVLLILNFIGNISRYRLWKREKWPVLVFHLSFILIFTGGAITRYISFEGQMVIREGETSNEIVTDKNFFKIQIEDKGDVLNYQDVPYLMSPLHKDFGAAYDFHGKSVKVKTLDYVQRKKDSLVADANGSEYLHLVSTAETGRQNIFIKSGETKSINGTLVTFNRAIDGAVEFKQENGQILIKTPVDANYMTMATQATGKTVKDQFQPLALRSLYTINELKLVVPEGLRKGKLMSFEGDRKKDQNVPDAMTIELQGPKTKQIVELSVERGNPNAYKQVTIDGLNIMVGFGPKIYNTPFAIKLDDFVMETYPGSSSPSAYESHVKIIDEGKQTPYKIYMNNVLNYKGYRFFQSSFSPDRMGTVLSVNHDFWGTLISYIGYAFLFGGMFVMFFWKGTHFWKLNKMLKDINKKRATAILLLFLSFGLNAQKIETHGTTDGSREHVHVEGDGHSHDAAPQAGPGDQNIRQNSVAAPLSKMKLVSPDEIIARNKISKEHGDKFGYLLVQNIEGRIVPINTQALDVLRKLYQKDAFRGTDGKYLTANQWFLSINTDTPSWTMVPLIKVDAKGGKALLEKTKANEDGYTSLMSLFPADANGNLTYILDEDYNTAFRKKPAEQTEYDKQVIKINEKVQIFNGFFSGQFMRIVPVKNDPNHTWHSWLDQNMEPDTESQQVMGPYFAEALQAEKSGNWSKADAELAKLSAYQQKWGKSVVPSKTKVDVEVFMNEVNINFKLLIFYTIIGGLLLILGFVELFKPKKLLNKIIKTIIYLGVVGYFFHFLGLIARWYISGHAPWSNGYEAIIFISWIGISAGLMFYFGFGKPGLEPKATADSTQNVSKGNMSNALIPAAGFMVAVIMMGFAHGGSALDPQITPLVPVLKSYWLIVHVAIIVSSYGFFGLSMVIAVISLVFYIISDKNSFKIHNDTTLKELAIVSEMSLTMGLFALTVGNFLGGIWANESWGRYWSWDPKETWAFISIMVYAFVLHMRLVPGLRSRWAFHVATMFAFCSMVMTYFGVNYYLSGLHSYAAGDPVPIPAWVYIGLATMLTLAVISYFRFVALKKK comes from the coding sequence ATGAAGAAGATCCAGGATATTCTTATTTCGACCAGAACAATGGCTGTTCTATTGCTATTTTATGCCTTCTCAATGGCGTACGCAACATTTTTAGAAAACGACTATGGAACGCCCACAGCGAAAGCTTTAATTTATGAAGCTAAATGGTTTGAACTGATTATGGTTCTTCTTATTCTCAATTTTATAGGAAACATCAGCCGTTACAGACTTTGGAAGAGAGAAAAATGGCCGGTTTTGGTATTTCACCTTTCTTTTATTTTAATCTTTACAGGTGGTGCCATTACAAGATATATCAGTTTTGAAGGGCAAATGGTGATTAGAGAAGGCGAGACTTCTAATGAGATTGTGACCGATAAGAATTTCTTTAAAATTCAGATCGAAGATAAGGGGGATGTTTTGAATTATCAGGATGTACCTTACCTCATGTCGCCTTTGCACAAAGATTTTGGTGCTGCTTACGATTTTCATGGGAAATCTGTAAAAGTGAAAACTTTGGATTATGTTCAGAGAAAAAAAGACAGTTTAGTTGCTGATGCAAACGGTTCAGAATATCTTCATTTAGTTTCTACAGCTGAGACCGGAAGACAAAATATTTTCATCAAATCGGGCGAAACAAAATCAATCAACGGAACTTTGGTGACATTTAACAGAGCCATTGACGGAGCGGTAGAATTTAAACAGGAAAACGGACAAATTTTAATTAAAACTCCCGTAGATGCTAACTATATGACAATGGCAACTCAGGCAACAGGAAAAACTGTGAAAGATCAGTTCCAGCCTTTGGCATTGCGAAGTTTATATACAATTAATGAGCTAAAACTTGTGGTGCCTGAAGGTCTGAGAAAAGGTAAATTGATGTCATTTGAAGGTGATAGAAAGAAAGATCAGAATGTTCCCGACGCAATGACGATCGAGCTTCAGGGTCCAAAAACAAAACAAATCGTAGAGCTCTCAGTAGAAAGAGGAAACCCTAATGCGTATAAGCAAGTGACAATCGACGGATTAAACATAATGGTTGGTTTTGGTCCCAAAATTTACAATACGCCTTTTGCAATAAAATTAGATGATTTCGTAATGGAAACTTATCCTGGAAGTTCATCACCAAGTGCTTATGAGAGCCATGTGAAAATTATTGATGAAGGAAAGCAGACACCTTATAAAATTTATATGAACAATGTTTTGAATTATAAAGGTTACCGTTTTTTCCAATCAAGTTTTTCACCCGACAGAATGGGAACCGTATTATCTGTAAATCATGATTTTTGGGGAACTTTAATTTCTTATATCGGATATGCCTTTTTGTTCGGAGGAATGTTTGTAATGTTCTTCTGGAAAGGAACTCACTTCTGGAAACTGAACAAAATGCTTAAAGACATTAATAAAAAAAGAGCGACTGCAATTTTGCTTCTATTTCTAAGTTTTGGTTTAAATGCTCAGAAAATCGAAACTCACGGAACAACAGATGGAAGCAGAGAACACGTACATGTGGAAGGCGACGGTCATAGTCACGACGCGGCTCCTCAGGCAGGTCCCGGAGATCAGAATATACGACAGAATTCAGTAGCTGCACCTTTATCGAAGATGAAATTGGTTTCTCCTGACGAAATCATTGCAAGAAATAAAATAAGTAAAGAGCATGGAGATAAATTCGGATATCTTCTGGTTCAGAATATAGAAGGTAGAATTGTTCCTATCAATACGCAGGCTTTAGATGTTTTAAGAAAACTTTATCAAAAAGACGCTTTCAGAGGTACTGACGGAAAATATCTTACTGCAAACCAATGGTTTTTATCCATAAATACAGACACTCCGAGTTGGACGATGGTTCCGCTAATTAAAGTTGATGCAAAAGGTGGAAAAGCTTTATTAGAGAAGACTAAAGCCAATGAAGATGGTTACACATCATTGATGAGCCTTTTCCCTGCAGATGCAAACGGAAATCTGACTTACATTTTAGATGAAGATTACAATACTGCTTTCCGCAAAAAACCTGCTGAGCAGACTGAATACGACAAACAGGTCATTAAAATCAACGAAAAAGTACAAATCTTTAATGGTTTCTTCAGCGGTCAGTTCATGAGAATTGTACCTGTAAAAAATGACCCGAATCACACTTGGCATTCTTGGCTTGACCAAAATATGGAACCCGATACTGAATCTCAACAAGTGATGGGACCTTATTTTGCAGAAGCACTGCAGGCGGAGAAATCAGGAAACTGGAGCAAAGCAGATGCAGAATTAGCAAAACTTTCGGCATATCAACAAAAGTGGGGAAAAAGTGTAGTTCCATCAAAAACTAAGGTTGATGTGGAAGTTTTTATGAATGAAGTGAATATCAATTTTAAACTTTTGATTTTTTACACGATCATTGGTGGTCTCTTATTAATATTAGGTTTTGTGGAATTATTCAAACCTAAAAAGCTTTTAAATAAAATTATTAAGACCATTATTTATTTGGGAGTTGTAGGTTATTTCTTTCATTTCTTAGGATTGATTGCAAGATGGTATATTTCGGGACATGCACCTTGGAGTAACGGTTATGAAGCCATAATATTTATTTCGTGGATCGGAATTTCAGCAGGATTAATGTTCTACTTTGGTTTTGGAAAACCAGGTCTAGAACCAAAAGCGACAGCAGATAGTACGCAAAATGTGAGTAAAGGGAATATGTCTAATGCATTAATTCCTGCCGCAGGATTTATGGTTGCTGTCATCATGATGGGATTTGCTCATGGAGGTTCAGCGCTTGATCCGCAAATCACACCGCTTGTTCCTGTTTTGAAGTCTTACTGGTTAATTGTGCACGTTGCGATCATCGTCTCAAGTTATGGCTTTTTCGGGTTATCGATGGTTATTGCAGTAATTTCACTGGTATTTTATATCATTTCAGATAAGAATTCTTTTAAAATTCATAACGATACAACGCTGAAAGAACTGGCTATCGTTTCTGAAATGTCTTTAACGATGGGACTTTTTGCTCTCACAGTAGGAAATTTCTTAGGCGGAATTTGGGCGAATGAATCTTGGGGAAGATACTGGAGCTGGGATCCAAAAGAAACATGGGCGTTTATTTCAATCATGGTTTATGCTTTTGTATTACACATGAGATTGGTTCCGGGATTGAGAAGCAGATGGGCATTTCACGTCGCAACGATGTTTGCATTCTGTTCGATGGTGATGACTTATTTTGGGGTCAATTATTACTTAAGCGGTCTTCACTCTTATGCAGCCGGTGATCCTGTTCCCATTCCTGCTTGGGTTTATATAGGATTGGCAACGATGCTAACATTAGCAGTGATTTCTTACTTTAGATTTGTTGCTTTAAAGAAAAAATAA